In the genome of Nocardioides seonyuensis, one region contains:
- a CDS encoding ATP-binding protein: protein MTTTSRPPTAPPGPLVPRRAFRDLSEPVAGGVAGGLARHLALPVLWVRVFFVAAALLGGFGIMLYAGLWIFLPADRALDVSAPGLESATRAGKRPGRGRRVIDAGPAVALGALAFGIVLGFESLLGQGFLFWPVVLGVAGVALLWRQADETQRERWLDTTGRIDPFGAVFGSGGWASYARIVLGAGLVIVGLGLFAFRNGQFQVAGDIVVAGLLGILGLGLVVGPWALRLVDDLAAERAERVRTQERADMAAHLHDSVLQTLALIQKNSHDSTTVARLARSQERDLRQWLFSTDEADATTVAGELRAMAAAVETDHPVLVDVVTVGDCPLDEQTRPVALAAREAVVNAAKHAGVPRVDVYAEVSDRSVDVFVRDRGAGFVPEGIAADRHGVRNSILDRMHRHGGSAEVRSAPGDGTEVRLHMPLDQRPAPQQEEKP from the coding sequence ATGACGACCACCTCCCGACCGCCGACGGCGCCCCCCGGCCCGCTCGTGCCCCGGCGCGCCTTCCGCGACCTCTCCGAGCCGGTCGCCGGCGGGGTGGCCGGCGGCCTGGCGAGGCACCTCGCCCTCCCGGTGCTGTGGGTGCGGGTGTTCTTCGTGGCGGCCGCGCTGCTCGGTGGGTTCGGGATCATGCTGTACGCCGGGCTGTGGATCTTCCTTCCCGCCGACCGCGCCCTCGACGTCAGCGCCCCCGGCCTCGAGAGCGCGACCCGCGCCGGGAAGCGGCCCGGTCGTGGTCGCCGGGTCATCGACGCCGGCCCCGCGGTCGCCCTCGGCGCGCTGGCGTTCGGCATCGTGCTGGGCTTCGAGTCGCTGCTCGGGCAGGGGTTCCTGTTCTGGCCGGTCGTCCTCGGCGTTGCAGGCGTCGCACTGCTGTGGCGACAGGCCGACGAGACCCAGCGCGAGCGCTGGCTCGACACGACGGGCCGTATCGACCCGTTCGGCGCGGTCTTCGGCTCCGGCGGCTGGGCGTCCTACGCGCGGATCGTGCTGGGTGCCGGGCTCGTCATCGTCGGGCTCGGCCTCTTCGCGTTCCGCAACGGCCAGTTCCAGGTGGCCGGCGACATCGTCGTCGCCGGGTTGCTGGGGATCCTCGGCCTGGGACTCGTCGTGGGGCCGTGGGCGCTGCGGCTCGTCGACGACCTCGCGGCCGAGCGGGCCGAGCGGGTGCGCACCCAGGAGCGGGCCGACATGGCCGCCCACCTCCACGACTCCGTGCTGCAGACGCTGGCCCTGATCCAGAAGAACTCCCACGACTCCACGACCGTCGCGCGACTGGCGCGCTCCCAGGAGCGTGACCTTCGCCAGTGGCTCTTCTCGACCGACGAAGCAGATGCCACCACGGTCGCCGGCGAGCTGCGCGCCATGGCTGCCGCGGTCGAGACCGATCACCCGGTGCTGGTCGACGTCGTGACGGTGGGCGACTGCCCGCTCGACGAGCAGACCCGCCCCGTGGCCCTCGCCGCTCGCGAGGCCGTCGTCAACGCGGCCAAGCATGCCGGCGTGCCCCGCGTGGACGTCTACGCCGAGGTGAGCGACCGGTCGGTCGACGTCTTCGTGCGTGACCGTGGAGCGGGCTTCGTCCCCGAGGGGATCGCCGCCGACCGCCACGGCGTACGCAACTCGATCCTCGACAGGATGCACCGACACGGAGGCTCGGCCGAGGTGCGCTCCGCTCCCGGGGACGGCACAGAGGTCAGACTCCACATGCCGCTGGACCAGCGGCCCGCCCCGCAACAGGAGGAGAAGCCATGA
- a CDS encoding LuxR C-terminal-related transcriptional regulator, giving the protein MNATIRPGGPVRLVLVDDHAMFRAGVRSELTAAGAGVVDIVGEAPDVDSAVAVIREQRPDVVLLDVHLPGGGGVEVMRRQPSPDTCYLALSVSDAAEDVIGTIRGGARGYVTKTITGPELVDAVGRVADGDAVFSPRLAGFVLDAFAGSIDVAAVDEDLDRLTEREREVMRLIARGYAYKEVAKELFISVKTVETHMSSTLRKLQLSSRHELTRWANDRRLL; this is encoded by the coding sequence ATGAACGCCACCATTCGCCCCGGTGGGCCGGTGAGACTCGTCCTGGTCGACGACCACGCGATGTTCCGGGCCGGTGTGCGCTCCGAGCTCACCGCCGCCGGGGCGGGCGTCGTCGACATCGTGGGGGAGGCCCCCGACGTCGACTCCGCCGTGGCAGTGATCCGCGAGCAGCGACCCGACGTCGTGCTCCTCGACGTGCACCTTCCCGGAGGCGGGGGCGTCGAGGTGATGCGCCGCCAGCCCTCGCCCGACACCTGCTACCTCGCGCTCTCGGTCTCCGACGCGGCCGAGGACGTCATCGGCACGATCCGCGGCGGCGCCAGGGGCTACGTCACCAAGACGATCACCGGTCCCGAGCTCGTCGACGCGGTCGGCCGGGTGGCCGACGGCGACGCCGTCTTCTCGCCGCGGCTCGCCGGCTTCGTGCTCGACGCGTTCGCCGGCTCGATCGACGTCGCGGCCGTCGACGAGGACCTCGACCGGCTCACCGAGAGGGAGCGGGAGGTGATGCGGCTGATCGCCCGCGGCTACGCCTACAAGGAGGTCGCCAAGGAGCTGTTCATCTCGGTGAAGACCGTCGAGACCCACATGTCCTCGACACTGCGCAAGCTGCAGCTCTCCTCGCGCCACGAGCTCACTCGCTGGGCCAACGACCGACGCCTGCTCTGA
- a CDS encoding ABC transporter ATP-binding protein — protein MTAIELHDIVKTFGRVRALDGLDLSVETGEVHGFLGPNGAGKSTTIRLLLGLLKADAGTATMLGGDPWAHAAVLHRRIAYVPGDVALWPNLTGGEVIDVLGRMRGGLDERRRAEMLERFELDPSRKARTYSKGNRQKVALVAALARRAELYLLDEPTSGLDPLMEAEFQRCVLELKHEGATILLSSHILAEAEALADRISIIRAGRVVQSGTLAELRHLTRTTVIAETARPASDIAAVAGVHNPQFVDGRVTFDVDSDHLDAAVQALAPLGVRSLAAHPPTLEELFLRQYGEELTP, from the coding sequence ATGACCGCCATCGAGCTCCACGACATCGTCAAGACCTTCGGTCGCGTCCGGGCGTTGGACGGCCTGGACCTCTCGGTCGAGACCGGCGAGGTGCACGGGTTCCTGGGACCCAACGGTGCCGGCAAGTCCACCACCATCCGGTTGCTCCTCGGCCTCCTCAAGGCCGATGCGGGCACCGCCACGATGCTGGGCGGCGACCCGTGGGCGCACGCGGCTGTGCTGCACCGCCGCATCGCCTACGTCCCCGGTGATGTCGCGCTGTGGCCCAACCTCACCGGTGGCGAGGTCATCGACGTGCTCGGCCGGATGCGCGGCGGCCTGGACGAGAGACGCCGGGCGGAGATGCTGGAGCGCTTCGAGCTCGACCCGAGCAGGAAGGCGCGGACCTACTCCAAGGGCAACCGCCAGAAGGTCGCACTCGTCGCCGCTCTCGCGCGCCGGGCCGAGCTCTACCTGCTGGACGAGCCGACCTCCGGCCTCGACCCGCTCATGGAGGCGGAGTTCCAGCGGTGCGTGCTCGAGCTGAAGCACGAGGGCGCCACGATCCTCCTCAGCTCGCACATCCTGGCCGAGGCCGAGGCGCTCGCCGACCGGATCAGCATCATCAGGGCGGGCCGAGTCGTGCAGAGCGGCACGTTGGCCGAGCTGCGACACCTGACCCGCACGACGGTGATCGCCGAGACGGCGCGCCCTGCCAGCGACATCGCGGCCGTTGCCGGGGTGCACAACCCCCAGTTCGTCGACGGACGAGTCACCTTCGACGTCGACTCCGACCACCTGGACGCAGCGGTTCAGGCTCTCGCCCCGCTCGGGGTGCGGTCCCTGGCCGCACATCCTCCGACGCTGGAGGAGCTCTTCCTGCGACAGTACGGCGAGGAGCTGACGCCGTGA
- a CDS encoding ABC transporter permease has protein sequence MSSPLTGTGLLVRLILRRDRVRLPLWLVGLGGMIAASALAVPPIYDTPEKIAGYASAVGTSPVSYLMSGRQAAIDTIGGIVANEISQVAQLGICLLVMFLVVRHTRAEEETGRAELIRSAVVGRHAATLAGLLYGVCAALLIGLITTVSMLAAGLDVLGSVTYGVGLGLLGLCYSAVSLVAAQLSTSARGALGLAGAAIAIGYLVRGVGAMQDNALVWLSPFGWAQRMDPFGAEQWWPALLLLALTAALLGVAGWLTVHRDFGGGLLQARPGQPRAGRFLGTPVGLFVRQQRGLFLGWAIGLTALGLLYGTVIPTIPDLVASNPDLAQVFGASADAEQALIDTFLAYIYLFMAVISTGFAVTSVLRLRTEEESGRAEAVLATPVTRTSWVGSAVAVAGIGTLLLSLLMGLGLAVGYGLGMGEWDQVADQVGAQLSYLPAVLLMSALAVALAGLVPRWSMLAWGAVALVAVQVILGETLRLPDRVEAASPFWHLSRLPVESLAAGPVITELALAAALVLAGVWGYRHRDIGTS, from the coding sequence GTGAGCTCGCCTCTCACCGGGACCGGTCTCCTCGTCCGGCTCATCCTGCGCCGTGACAGGGTGCGCCTGCCGCTCTGGTTGGTCGGGCTCGGCGGCATGATCGCCGCCAGCGCGCTGGCCGTCCCGCCGATCTACGACACCCCCGAGAAGATCGCGGGGTACGCCAGCGCGGTCGGCACCAGTCCGGTCAGCTACCTGATGTCCGGCCGCCAGGCCGCCATCGACACCATCGGCGGCATCGTGGCGAACGAGATCTCGCAGGTCGCGCAGCTCGGGATCTGCCTGCTGGTGATGTTCCTCGTCGTGCGCCACACCCGAGCAGAGGAGGAGACGGGCCGGGCGGAGCTGATCCGCTCCGCGGTGGTCGGCCGCCATGCGGCCACGCTCGCAGGGCTGCTGTACGGCGTCTGCGCCGCGCTGCTGATCGGGCTGATCACCACCGTGTCGATGCTCGCCGCGGGACTGGACGTCCTCGGCAGCGTGACGTACGGCGTCGGGTTGGGGCTGCTCGGCCTCTGCTACAGCGCGGTCAGCCTGGTCGCCGCGCAGCTCTCGACCTCCGCACGCGGGGCGCTCGGGCTGGCCGGAGCGGCCATCGCCATCGGCTACCTCGTCCGGGGCGTCGGAGCCATGCAGGACAACGCACTGGTCTGGCTCTCGCCCTTCGGCTGGGCTCAGCGGATGGACCCGTTCGGCGCCGAGCAGTGGTGGCCCGCCCTGCTGCTGCTGGCGCTGACCGCCGCGCTCCTGGGCGTGGCCGGCTGGCTCACCGTCCACCGTGACTTCGGCGGCGGCCTGCTGCAGGCCCGACCGGGCCAGCCGCGGGCAGGGCGCTTCCTGGGCACCCCCGTCGGGTTGTTCGTGCGCCAGCAACGGGGGCTGTTCCTCGGGTGGGCGATCGGCCTCACGGCGCTCGGACTCCTCTACGGCACCGTCATCCCGACCATCCCCGACCTGGTGGCCTCCAACCCCGACCTCGCCCAGGTCTTCGGAGCCAGTGCGGATGCCGAGCAGGCCCTCATCGACACCTTCCTCGCCTACATCTACCTGTTCATGGCCGTGATCTCGACCGGCTTCGCGGTGACGTCCGTGCTCAGGCTGCGCACCGAGGAGGAGTCCGGGCGGGCGGAGGCGGTCCTCGCCACCCCTGTCACCAGGACGTCCTGGGTCGGTTCAGCGGTCGCGGTGGCCGGCATCGGCACGCTGCTGCTCTCGTTGCTCATGGGCTTGGGGCTCGCAGTCGGCTACGGGCTGGGGATGGGTGAGTGGGACCAGGTCGCCGACCAGGTGGGTGCCCAGCTGAGCTACCTGCCGGCCGTGCTGCTGATGAGCGCTCTCGCTGTCGCGCTCGCCGGGCTGGTGCCGCGCTGGTCCATGCTGGCGTGGGGCGCCGTGGCGCTCGTGGCCGTCCAGGTCATCCTCGGCGAGACCTTGCGGCTGCCGGACCGGGTCGAGGCCGCCTCGCCCTTCTGGCACCTCTCACGCCTGCCGGTCGAGAGCCTCGCTGCTGGACCGGTGATCACCGAGCTGGCCCTGGCCGCGGCGCTGGTGCTGGCGGGGGTCTGGGGCTACCGCCACCGCGACATCGGCACGAGCTGA
- the pcrA gene encoding DNA helicase PcrA → MSTTQVTPDSRLLEGLNDPQRAAVTHAGAPLLVVAGAGSGKTRVLTRRIAWLIDERKAHPGSILAITFTNKAAAEMKERVEDLVGKRARIMWVSTFHSACVRILRKEIAGLDIGGGGFKSNFSIYDAADSKRLMTLVLRDLDLDPKRYQPSAVLHWVSDHKNELRDPDDAVKDAKNGFEEAYASAYVNYQRRLREANALDFDDLIMTTVQMFQAFPDIRENYRRRFRHVLVDEYQDTNHAQYSLIHQLCGQSLEEHDEALAGGAERVPPSELMVVGDADQSIYAFRGADIRNILDFEQDFPDARTILLEQNYRSTQTILNAANAVIGNNRGRTPKRLWSDAGDGERIVGFVADDGYDEARFVSEEIDRLVDEHGLRPADVAVFYRTNAQSRAFEEVFIRTGQPYKVVGGVRFYERREVRDALAYLRVLVNTADEVSLRRILNTPKRGIGERAEACVAALADRERVTFWEALVRAEEAPGLATRSLKNIQAFVGIIQELQSMVAADERPDVILESVLERSGYLAELEASDDPQDDTRVENLAELVAVAREFAEDPQPGPSADPAEVEAGTVAVGLGDFLERVALVADADQIPDSPDGDDSGVVTLMTLHTAKGLEFPVVFLTGLEDGVFPHQRSLGDQPELEEERRLAYVGLTRAQQRLHVSRALVRSAWGAPVHNPASRFLDELPVDLVDWRRTASAQTQWGRPDLSSGQGAPLGSPTATGRRNFSSAALRADAAAKAKPAREIPQLDPGDRVLHDSFGMGTVVSVEGAAEKAVASIDFGSEGVKRLLLRYAPVEKL, encoded by the coding sequence ATGAGCACCACACAAGTGACCCCCGACTCCCGCCTCCTCGAGGGCCTCAACGACCCCCAGCGCGCCGCCGTGACCCATGCGGGGGCCCCGCTCCTGGTGGTCGCCGGAGCAGGGTCGGGCAAGACGCGGGTCCTCACCCGGCGGATCGCCTGGTTGATCGACGAGCGCAAGGCCCACCCGGGCTCCATCCTTGCCATCACCTTCACCAACAAGGCCGCGGCCGAGATGAAGGAGCGGGTGGAGGACCTCGTCGGCAAGCGCGCCCGGATCATGTGGGTCTCGACGTTCCACTCCGCCTGCGTGCGCATCCTCCGCAAGGAGATCGCGGGCCTGGACATCGGGGGAGGCGGCTTCAAGTCCAACTTCTCGATCTATGACGCCGCCGACTCCAAGCGGCTGATGACACTGGTGCTGCGCGACCTCGACCTCGACCCCAAGCGCTACCAGCCGAGTGCGGTCCTGCACTGGGTCTCCGACCACAAGAACGAGCTGCGTGATCCCGACGACGCCGTCAAGGACGCCAAGAACGGCTTCGAGGAGGCCTACGCATCGGCCTACGTGAACTACCAGCGCCGCCTCCGCGAGGCCAACGCGCTCGACTTCGACGACCTGATCATGACCACGGTCCAGATGTTCCAGGCCTTCCCCGACATCCGCGAGAACTACCGCCGGCGCTTCCGCCACGTCCTCGTCGACGAGTACCAGGACACCAACCACGCCCAGTACTCCCTGATCCACCAGCTCTGCGGCCAGTCGCTGGAGGAGCACGACGAGGCCCTCGCCGGCGGCGCCGAGCGGGTGCCGCCCAGCGAGCTGATGGTCGTGGGTGACGCCGACCAGTCGATCTACGCCTTCCGCGGCGCCGACATCCGCAACATCCTCGACTTCGAGCAGGACTTCCCCGACGCCAGGACGATCCTGCTCGAGCAGAACTACCGCTCGACCCAGACCATCCTCAACGCCGCAAACGCAGTCATCGGCAACAACCGCGGGCGCACGCCCAAGCGGCTGTGGTCCGACGCGGGCGACGGGGAACGCATCGTGGGCTTCGTGGCCGACGACGGCTACGACGAGGCCCGGTTCGTCAGCGAGGAGATCGACCGGCTCGTCGACGAGCACGGCCTGCGCCCTGCCGACGTCGCGGTCTTCTACCGCACCAACGCCCAGTCGCGCGCCTTCGAGGAGGTCTTCATCCGCACGGGCCAGCCCTACAAGGTGGTCGGTGGGGTGCGCTTCTACGAGCGGCGCGAGGTCCGCGACGCCCTGGCCTACCTGCGCGTGCTGGTGAACACCGCTGACGAGGTGTCCCTGCGACGCATCCTCAACACCCCCAAGCGCGGGATCGGCGAGCGGGCCGAGGCGTGCGTCGCCGCGCTGGCCGATCGCGAGCGGGTCACGTTCTGGGAGGCCCTGGTGCGCGCAGAGGAGGCTCCCGGGCTGGCGACGCGGAGCCTGAAGAACATCCAGGCGTTCGTCGGCATCATCCAGGAGCTCCAGTCGATGGTGGCTGCGGACGAGCGGCCCGACGTGATCCTCGAGTCCGTCCTCGAGCGCTCGGGCTACCTCGCCGAGCTCGAGGCGAGCGACGACCCCCAGGACGACACCAGGGTCGAGAACCTCGCCGAGCTGGTGGCCGTCGCCCGGGAGTTCGCCGAGGACCCGCAGCCGGGGCCGAGCGCCGACCCCGCTGAGGTGGAGGCCGGCACGGTGGCCGTCGGGCTCGGTGACTTCCTCGAGCGCGTCGCCCTGGTGGCCGACGCCGACCAGATCCCCGACTCGCCCGACGGCGACGACAGCGGTGTGGTCACCCTGATGACGCTCCACACGGCCAAGGGGCTGGAGTTCCCGGTCGTGTTCCTGACCGGCCTCGAGGATGGCGTGTTCCCGCACCAGCGCTCGCTCGGCGACCAGCCCGAGCTCGAGGAGGAGCGCCGCCTTGCCTACGTCGGCCTCACCCGGGCCCAGCAGCGCCTCCACGTGTCACGTGCGCTGGTTCGTTCCGCGTGGGGAGCTCCCGTCCACAACCCCGCGAGCCGGTTCCTCGACGAGCTCCCGGTCGACCTCGTCGACTGGCGCCGTACGGCATCGGCACAGACGCAGTGGGGTCGCCCCGACCTGTCCTCGGGTCAGGGAGCGCCACTCGGCAGCCCCACCGCGACCGGTCGCCGCAACTTCAGCTCAGCCGCGCTGCGGGCGGACGCGGCGGCGAAGGCCAAGCCGGCGCGCGAGATCCCCCAGCTCGACCCGGGCGACCGCGTCCTGCACGACTCGTTCGGGATGGGAACAGTCGTCTCGGTCGAAGGAGCCGCCGAGAAGGCCGTCGCCTCGATCGACTTCGGGTCCGAGGGCGTCAAGCGGCTGCTGCTGCGCTACGCGCCGGTGGAGAAGCTCTGA
- a CDS encoding M23 family metallopeptidase, with the protein MGNHRAERGSRRSTSAAGPVAGKRRAATPQRTLIPRALPSAPLIAGVAVLAVSAGGAVSAADAGSQRTSDGVLRAAGAISSAAGTEALSRREAVVSRDSHREAADEAADAELVALAEKQAAAHQARLDAIRQAAEKQAAKIKENKWVLPMSSYSLTATFGEYGLWASYHTGLDFNGDSGDPIMAVANGTITSTGYDGSYGNKTVLTLDDGTEIWFCHQTSIHVSVGERVNGGDVIGTVGTTGNVTGSHLHLEVRPGGGGPVNPFDAFVEHGIVP; encoded by the coding sequence ATGGGCAACCACCGAGCGGAGCGCGGCTCGCGCCGCAGCACCTCGGCTGCAGGACCCGTGGCAGGCAAGCGCCGTGCCGCGACACCCCAGCGCACCCTGATCCCCCGCGCCCTGCCGTCGGCGCCACTCATCGCAGGCGTCGCCGTGCTCGCCGTCTCTGCCGGCGGTGCGGTCTCCGCGGCCGACGCAGGCAGCCAGCGCACCTCCGACGGCGTGCTGCGCGCAGCCGGAGCCATCAGCTCGGCCGCCGGCACCGAGGCGCTCTCGCGACGCGAAGCCGTCGTGAGCCGCGACTCCCACCGCGAGGCTGCCGACGAGGCCGCCGATGCCGAGCTCGTGGCTCTCGCCGAGAAGCAGGCCGCCGCTCACCAGGCGCGCCTCGATGCGATCCGCCAGGCAGCGGAGAAGCAGGCGGCGAAGATCAAGGAGAACAAGTGGGTTCTCCCGATGTCCTCCTACTCGCTGACGGCCACCTTCGGCGAGTACGGCCTCTGGGCCAGCTACCACACCGGTCTCGACTTCAACGGCGACAGCGGTGACCCGATCATGGCCGTGGCCAACGGCACGATCACGTCCACGGGCTACGACGGCTCCTACGGCAACAAGACCGTGCTCACCCTCGACGACGGGACCGAGATCTGGTTCTGCCACCAGACCTCGATCCACGTCTCGGTCGGGGAGCGGGTCAACGGCGGTGACGTCATCGGCACCGTCGGCACCACCGGCAACGTCACCGGGTCACACCTGCACCTGGAGGTCCGTCCCGGTGGCGGCGGCCCGGTCAACCCCTTCGACGCCTTCGTCGAGCACGGGATCGTCCCCTGA